In Eleutherodactylus coqui strain aEleCoq1 chromosome 4, aEleCoq1.hap1, whole genome shotgun sequence, the following are encoded in one genomic region:
- the MAB21L3 gene encoding protein mab-21-like 3 isoform X2 — protein MWSYRTGGVDCRAHRPEMKGITDDELHNFLINTGDARHRRVSTMVEEVQSIMLTLTTQISTWDSRFHSISNSGIHSDNLKVLAPSQLLVTVPLRGLSGFRQNRSRRWRYYTPSGVQLLSPVMEPEKLHQWLEVEQFQKTSGHWHDNDVSIQGDVVPARVLSILLGLLHRAIPACNLTDRVSVLDSFGPTIRVTVETSMQTVEVELFPVVEIPGCWPRKARWPRFFKRWPSKDRARCVKSFGFDLIARTNYHWQLSFLRAERLLLEGIDEDGGCRMKCLRVVRQLKEDVWCPGSRPVITSQHLQVRFLSLESSL, from the exons ATGTGGAGCTACAGAACAGGTGGAGTAGACTGCAGAGCACACAGACCGGAGATGAAGGGGATCACAGACGATGAGCTGCACAATTTTCTCATCAATACG GGAGATGCCCGCCATCGCCGTGTCTCCACTATGGTGGAGGAGGTGCAGAGCATTATGCTGACGTTGACAACTCAGATCAGTACCTGGGACTCTAGGTTTCATAGCATCTCCAACTCTGGAATCCACAGTGACAACTTGAAG GTTTTGGCTCCGTCACAGCTCCTGGTGACGGTTCCTCTGCGGGGTCTGAGTGGGTTTCGCCAGAATAGGTCAAGGCGGTGGCGTTACTACACCCCCAGTGGAGTACAACTTCTGAGCCCTGTGATGGAGCCGGAGAAGCTTCACCAGTGGTTGGAGGTGGAGCAATTTCAGAAAACCAGTGGACATTGGCATGACAACGACGTCAGCATTCAAGGGGATGTAGTGCCCGCACGTGTACTCAGCATTCTCCTGGGTCTCCTCCATCGCGCCATCCCTGCCTGTAACCTGACTG ACAGAGTTAGTGTGCTTGATTCCTTTGGTCCCACCATCAGAGTGACCGTGGAGACCTCTATGCAGACGGTGGAGGTGGAACTGTTTCCAGTGGTGGAGATCCCAGGATGTTGGCCTCGGAAGGCTCGATGGCCACGGTTCTTTAAGCGGTGGCCCTCCAAAGACAGAGCACGTTGTGTGAAG tCTTTTGGCTTTGACCTTATTGCTCGAACAAATTACCACTGGCAGCTGTCGTTCCTGCGTGCAGAGCGCCTCCTACTGGAGGGGATAGATGAGGATGGAGGGTGTCGGATGAAGTGTCTGCGGGTGGttcggcagctgaaggaagatgTGTGGTGTCCAGGATCTCGCCCTGTTATCACCTCCCAGCATCTGCAGGTGAGATTCCTGAGTCTGGAGTCATCACTTTGA